In Poecile atricapillus isolate bPoeAtr1 chromosome 22, bPoeAtr1.hap1, whole genome shotgun sequence, a genomic segment contains:
- the HES4 gene encoding transcription factor HES-4 isoform X2, with translation MPADTGMEKPTASPIAGAPASASHTPDKPRSASEHRKSSKPIMEKRRRARINESLGQLKTLILDALKKDSSRHSKLEKADILEMTVKHLRNLQRAQMTAALSADPTVLGKYRAGFNECMNEVTRFLSTCEGVNTDVRTRLLSHLSACLGQIVAMNYPPPPPPPAQPAHLAQQPLHVQLPPAAAGAAVPVPCKLNPAEALSPKVYGGFQLVPATDGQFAFLIPNPAFPAGSGPVIPLYANGSAAGGGSGSAAATPSASPVQGLTSFGGSIGPASQAASPVGERSESVWRPW, from the exons ATGCCCGCCGACACGGGCATGGAGAAACCGACCGCCTCGCCCATCGCCGGCGCGCCCGCCAGCGCTAGCCACACGCCGGACAAGCCGCGGAGCGCCAGCGAGCACCGGAAG TCGTCCAAGCCCATCATGGAGAAGCGGCGCCGGGCGCGGATCAATGAGAGCCTGGGGCAGCTCAAGACGCTCATCCTGGACGCGCTCAAGAAGGAC AGCTCGCGGCACTCCAAGCTGGAGAAGGCGGACATCCTGGAGATGACCGTCAAGCACCTGCGGAACCTGCAGCGGGCGCAGATGACCG cCGCGCTCAGCGCCGACCCCACCGTCCTCGGCAAGTACCGGGCCGGCTTCAACGAGTGCATGAACGAGGTGACCCGGTTCCTGTCCACCTGCGAAGGGGTCAACACCGACGTTCGCACGCGGCTCCTGAGCCACCTCTCGGCGTGCCTGGGCCAGATCGTGGCCATGAACTaccccccgccgccgccgccgcccgcccaGCCCGCACATCTGGCGCAGCAGCCGCTGCACGTCCAGCTGCCCCCGGCCGCAGCTGGAGCCGCCGTGCCCGTGCCCTGCAAGCTCAACCCCGCCGAAGCGCTGTCCCCCAAGGTCTACGGCGGCTTCCAGCTGGTGCCGGCCACCGACGGCCAGTTCGCCTTCCTCATCCCCAACCCGGCCTTCCCGGCCGGCTCCGGACCGGTTATTCCGCTCTACGCCAACGGCagcgcggcgggcggcggctcGGGGAGCGCGGCCGCCACCCCCTCGGCATCGCCCGTGCAAGGCTTGACATCATTTGGGGGCAGCATCGGCCCAGCGTCCCAGGCAGCGAGTCCCGTGGGAGAGCGCAGTGAATCCGTCTGGAGACCCTGGTGA
- the HES4 gene encoding transcription factor HES-4 isoform X1, producing the protein MPADTGMEKPTASPIAGAPASASHTPDKPRSASEHRKVNGGGGGGGGGGGGGGCRSGRSSGGGGAGWRQARGRAESSKPIMEKRRRARINESLGQLKTLILDALKKDSSRHSKLEKADILEMTVKHLRNLQRAQMTAALSADPTVLGKYRAGFNECMNEVTRFLSTCEGVNTDVRTRLLSHLSACLGQIVAMNYPPPPPPPAQPAHLAQQPLHVQLPPAAAGAAVPVPCKLNPAEALSPKVYGGFQLVPATDGQFAFLIPNPAFPAGSGPVIPLYANGSAAGGGSGSAAATPSASPVQGLTSFGGSIGPASQAASPVGERSESVWRPW; encoded by the exons ATGCCCGCCGACACGGGCATGGAGAAACCGACCGCCTCGCCCATCGCCGGCGCGCCCGCCAGCGCTAGCCACACGCCGGACAAGCCGCGGAGCGCCAGCGAGCACCGGAAGGTaaatggaggaggaggaggaggaggaggaggaggaggaggaggagggtgccGGTCGGGGCGCAGCAGCGGTGGCGGCGGAGCTGGATGGCGACAAGCCCGCGGCCGTGCTGAG TCGTCCAAGCCCATCATGGAGAAGCGGCGCCGGGCGCGGATCAATGAGAGCCTGGGGCAGCTCAAGACGCTCATCCTGGACGCGCTCAAGAAGGAC AGCTCGCGGCACTCCAAGCTGGAGAAGGCGGACATCCTGGAGATGACCGTCAAGCACCTGCGGAACCTGCAGCGGGCGCAGATGACCG cCGCGCTCAGCGCCGACCCCACCGTCCTCGGCAAGTACCGGGCCGGCTTCAACGAGTGCATGAACGAGGTGACCCGGTTCCTGTCCACCTGCGAAGGGGTCAACACCGACGTTCGCACGCGGCTCCTGAGCCACCTCTCGGCGTGCCTGGGCCAGATCGTGGCCATGAACTaccccccgccgccgccgccgcccgcccaGCCCGCACATCTGGCGCAGCAGCCGCTGCACGTCCAGCTGCCCCCGGCCGCAGCTGGAGCCGCCGTGCCCGTGCCCTGCAAGCTCAACCCCGCCGAAGCGCTGTCCCCCAAGGTCTACGGCGGCTTCCAGCTGGTGCCGGCCACCGACGGCCAGTTCGCCTTCCTCATCCCCAACCCGGCCTTCCCGGCCGGCTCCGGACCGGTTATTCCGCTCTACGCCAACGGCagcgcggcgggcggcggctcGGGGAGCGCGGCCGCCACCCCCTCGGCATCGCCCGTGCAAGGCTTGACATCATTTGGGGGCAGCATCGGCCCAGCGTCCCAGGCAGCGAGTCCCGTGGGAGAGCGCAGTGAATCCGTCTGGAGACCCTGGTGA